The genomic window cagtttttattccagctctgagtgatttcagctccaggtttggtgtttcagctccagctgcagtcgttcttcagctccagctctgtcacatctcagccgcagccccacagcagtgatttcagctccaaCCCTGCCATCCTGATTTCATCTCCCACCCTACAGTAGCTATTGAACCCCAGGATTTCCACTCCAGGCCTGTGCtgtttcccctcccaccccccccccactctTTATTTCACCCCCCAGCCTCACAGACTTTCTTACGGCTCCAGCTCTGCGTTGTTTCAGCTTCAGCCCTGCAGTGTTTAGCTCAGCCTCAGCTCTACATCTTCCTGTTGCCTCCGTGTtctcacagcagctctgggggctgtTGATAAGGTAGTAAGTCAATCACTGTCATCACTCAACTATCAAAACTGTCCCACTGTGTCTGTCCCCTGAATAAAGTGTTCCTGTTGTGTGTGTCCCCATTTCAGAGGGGAGTTTGGCCTGGTGCATGCTGGCATCCCATGTTTCAGGggcaaataaaaccagaccCCCACCTCTGGTAAGGGTCCCACAGCCctgacaccacccccccccagtgtttgggggctgggagcagccactGGGCCACCTCTTCCCTGTCCCAGAAGCCCCCACTTGGGCTGGTTCTGAGCCCCAACCCCCCCCTCACAGCTTGTTTTCAGGCCCAGAAACACAGCACTCTGGGGACTTTTGGAGCAGCTGAACCCCAGGACTGAGCTGGGCTGTTCAGCCCCAACCACAGAACTTCATCCTCCTTTGGGGGGCTGGAAACACCcttgaggctgctgctgtggcccaTGTGTGAAGGGAAAGGggggccacagcccagggagTGCTTGGGAACTGCAGGCACCCACCCAGACAGGGAAAGCTTTATTGCACTTTATTCCACTTGATTTTTCAATTATCGTTATGCATTACACTTCTTGTAATAAACCAACACAATAGCTTTATTAGCAGTACTAGTTACAGTATTGTTTAAAAGCCAAgcacgcccccctccccccacccccccactcGCGGCAACATCCGCGGGGAGCCGGGCCCGGGAACCCCCACGCAGCCCGGCCGCGCCCCGACCCCCCACCCGACCCCCGCTGGGGCTCGGCACCCGCCCCGTGTAGCGGCCGGCGCCCCTCCTCGCTCGGCGCCgctccggccgccgctgcccgacaCAAGCGGGGAAGAGCCAACAGAACGCGACCTGGCTGTCACGCCGGGCACGGACCCAAGCGGCACCCCCGTCCCAGCGCATCGCATCGCCCGCCCGGGCCGCGTCTCCCCGACCACCTCCCGCCCGGCGCCGTCGACCGCAAGGCTCCCGCCCCCGGAACACACCGCGAACCCGCCCGCACAGTGGCTCGGGCCCGGTCAGACGCAGGGGGCCCACGGCCGGACACTactgcccgccgccccgctcccagcgcccccccggcccggctcacCGGCGCTCCTCAGCCCgcggggcggcagcagcaccagctccacGTCCGCTCCCCACGGCCGCCGCCACACACTGACAGCGCCGCCGGCCCGCGCAAGCGCTCTACCCTCTCgggccccgcccccacccccgaCCAGCCCACCCGTGCCCCGCCCATCTCCGCGCCGCCCAATCCCGGCCCGCTCTTTCCCTCCGGCCACGCCCCATCCCGTCGCCGCTCCGCCCAATCGCGGCCTGCCCTTTCCCTCCGGCCACGCCCCATCCCGTCCATCTCCGCGCCGCCCAATCGCGGCCCGCCCTTTCACTCCGGCCCCGCTGAACCCGCTCCGGGAGAGCCGACCCGCAAGGAGTCGCGGTTTCCGGGTCCCGCCCCGTTCTCCCTCTCAGCCCCGCTCCCGGAGGGCGCCCGGCCCGGGCAGTCCCGGCGGCAGCTGAGGCCCTTCCCGGCTTTAGGGGCTTGAACGGGAACCGGGGCCGGCCTCGCTGCGGAGCCCCTGCCCGCTCTCCCCGGCACACCGACAGCGGCTGCCGGGGCTACTGCAGCGGGGCCGCGACCCCTCGAGTCTCCCGGCAGCGGCCCCCGCGGCTGCGCGGGGCACAAGCTGGGCTCCGGGTCCCGGCAGCCATGCCCTTGTCTCCCTCCCGGGCACGgagccggggcccggcggggcggcgaaGCGCGCCGAGGGACCGggagcggcagcaccgagcccaGGTGAGGGACGCCGGGGGttccggggctgggggggggcggtctgGCGCCGGGGGAGCCCTGtctccctgcccggccccggccctctgcccgccggggctggcCGTGCAGCCCAAGGCTCCCACGCGCTTCATTGCAGCTCCCGCCTGGCCCAGCTCCGCTCAGGGACGCTCCGGCTCGGCACCAGCTCGGCTCCAGCCCCGCGCTCGGCGCTTCGGCCCCGGCTCCGGCCCGGAGGCGTCTGCGCTCCCGGTGCTGGGCGCTGCGGGGAAGagatgatgctgctgctgctgctgctgctgcttccgaCAGCTCCGGCTGAGGGGAACCCGGGCTGCTGCCCTCTCTGGCCTCAGGAAAGCTCCGGCTTGTTCCAGCTCCGGCTGATGGACGCTCCAGCCCCgcatggctgcagctgcagctccagccccgtgTGATTTCGGCTCCCGATGCCGCCCGCTCCAGGTAAGAGACGCTCCGGCCGACGGACGAGCTGTCTCGCTCCCCGTCTCCCCGGCCGAGGCGGGAGCCCAGGCTGCTCAGCACGGCGTTACCCAGGGGGTTCAGTCCCTCATTTTTGCCGTAAATATGGTAAATGCGGCTGTGCGGAGCGACGGAATCGCCCCCCTTAAGGGCTGGGCTCCTCGGTCACCGCCGCTGCTCGGGtcaccgctccgtgcctgtccCGTGcgggggcagggggcggggggcggggtgTCCATGGTCGCCGCTCCAAACCCGCGTCCCGCAGGGGGTTCTGCTGGATTCCGGCCGTGGCTTTGTGCCCGCTGTCACGGAAGGGTCGGTCTTCTCTGGGGTGTCCTCGGCTTGGGTCTGGGGGTCacgtggggttgggggggcccAGGGAAAAGCTCCGACCCCCAGGCAGCATTCGTTCTGTCGCAGTTTCCAGCTCGCCTTTCGCACGGGCTCAGGGACCCGCCGGCTTGTTGCAGCTCCGGCTCCTCCACGCTCCGGCCGATGGACGTCCCACCtcgtcccacccctgcccgctCCGGCCGAGAGACGCTCCTGCTCCTGACAGCCCCGGGGGCTTTTGTCCAGCTCCGGCCCTGCGTCATTTTGGGCCCAGCCGAGACACCGGACGTTCCCGTTTCTCACAGCTCCAGCCCTACCCGATGGAAACCTCGAGCCCTGCATgacctcctgctgcttccagctccaggcgccggacgCTCGGCTGGTTCCCCTCCTGCTGATGGGCCCCCAGCTCGGagtcagagctgctccccagctctgggggctggtGACGAGGTCGTAAATCAATCACTGTCATCGCTCAAGTACCACCCCTGTCTGCCCCTTGAATAAAGCCTCGGTGCCCCCATTTTTGCCCAGAGACTATCTCAGACGTTGAGTTCGGCCTGGTGCATGCCAGCGTCCCGCACTTCGGGGGCAAACGCGACCGGACCCCCACCTCCGGTGAGggtcccgcagccctgccccacccacccaccgacttcccccccacccccagagctggcatttgggggctgggaagggctgctcAGGCTCCAGTTCTCAGCCCCTAAAGGCAGCGCTTGGGCTGGTTCTGAGCCCCAACACCCTGCagaccaccccccaccccccaccagcTTGTTTTCAGGCCCAGAAACGCAGCACTGGGCTCCATTTCCAAGCTCTGAAAACGCAGCACTTAGTCTCTTTTTTGGGTTGAGCTGCTGAACCCCAGGACTGAGCTGTTCagccccaaacacagcacttagTCCTCGCTTGGGGGGGCTGGCTGGAAAcaccccccggggctgctgctcctctggcccctgtgtgagggggaagagggaaggcacccacccacagcccagggccccgggcagggagtgcttgggaactgggcgggggggggcagggggcacctCCCGCGGGGAGGAACCGGCCCcggggcactgggggcagcacccaccccccccggggAAAGCTTTATTGCACTGGATTACACTTTATTATCGCACCGTTACGGTTACACAGCGTGCTTACAGGACCATCACAAACCAGCACGAGTTCTTTATTCTCTGTAGTTGCAGCAGTATTTAAGCCCCAGCCTCCACAcccccgctccccacagccgcagcccccgcagGAGCCGGGCCCGgttccccccagcccagccgcaCCCCGGTCCTGCTCGGGACCCGAACCGGTcgtcgtgtcccccccacatgccccgggcagcggccggCGCCCTTCCCGCCCCtgcggcaccggcacccgctcggcgccgctccggcctccggggccgccgctgcccgacacaagcggggagcagccgccggCACGGGGACCCGCTCCCACCCACGGCCCGGACCGGCACCCCCGACCCGGGACACGGCCCGCCCGGGCCCGCGTCTGACCGGGTCTTCCCCGCTCggcacccccggccccggcacaCACCGCGGGCGGGCCCGCCCGCGCGAACGGAGACCCCGGCCCGGCCAGACACGCGGGAACCGCGGCCGACCACCGCTGCCAGCCACCCCGCTCCCAgcgccccccggcccggctcacCGGCgctcctgggcccgcgggggaCCGGGACCAGCACCGGCTGCTACTCAGCACTACTGCCGCCGCCCGCGCACGCGCCCTACAGCCTCCGGACCCGCCAATCCCGGCCCGAGACACCGCCCGGACGCGCCAATCCAGCCCGCCGAGCCGCGGACCGCCCATCTCCGCTCGACCCAATCCCGACCCTTCATGTCGCGCCCCGCCCATCTCCGCTCGACCCAATCCCGACCCTTCATGTCGCGCCCCGCCCATCTCCGCTGGGCCCAATCCCAACCCGCCATTTCAATCCCCCCAATGTATATGCTCTCCGCTCCGCCCAATCCCGGCCCGCCATTTCAATCCGGGCCCGCCCGCCTTCCCCGGCACACCATCAGCGGCTGCCGGGGCTACCGCAGCAGAGCCGCGACCCCTCGAGTCtcccggagcggcggcgggatCGGAGCCTCCGGTGGGACGGGTGGGGCGGAGACGGGGGGCCAGAGGGGGGCGGGCCCGAATTGAAAAGACCGGGGATAAACCGGGGCGGATTGAAATGGCGGGCCGGGATTGGCTCGAGCGGAgacgggcggggcggggcggggcgcgacATGAAGGGTCGGGATTGGGTCGAGCGGAGATGGGCGGTCCGCGGCTCGGCGGGCTGGATTGGCGCGTCCGGGCGGTGTCTCGGGCCGGGATTGGCGGGTCCGGAGGCTGTAGGGCGCGTGCGCGGGCGGCGGCAGTAGTgcgcgggcagcggcggggagcggcggcggctgctggtgctggtcccccgcgggcccaggagcGCCGgtgagccgggccggggggcgcTGGGAGCGGGGTGGCTGGCGGCGGTGGTGGTTGGCCGCAGTTTCCGGCCGCGGTTCCCGCGTGTCTGGCCGGGCCGGGGCCTCCGTTCGCGCGGGCGGGCCCGCCCGCGGTGtgtgccggggccgggggtgccGAGCGGTGGAGACCCGGTCAGACGCGGGCCCGGGCGGGCCGTGTCCCGGGTCGGGGGTGCCGGTCCGGGCCGTGGGTGGGAGCGGGTCCCCGTGccggcggctgctccccgcttgtgtcgggcagcggcggccccggaggccggagcggcgccgagcgggtgccggtgccgcaGGGGCGGGAAGGGCGccggccgctgcccggggcatgtgggggggacacgacgACCGGTTCGGGTCCCGAGCAGGACCGGGGtgcggctgggctggggggaacCGGGCCCGGCTCCCGCGGGGGCTGcggctgtggggagcgggggTGTGGAGGCTGGGGCTTAAATACTGCTGCAACTACAGAGAATAAAGAACTCGTGCTGGTTTGTGATGGTCCTGTAAGCACGCTGTGTAACCGTAACGGTGCGATAATAAAGTGTAATCCAATGCAATAAAGCtttccccggggggggggggctgggtgctgcccccagtgccccgGGGCCGGTTCCTCCCCGCGGGAGGTGCCCCCTGCCCCCGCCCAGTTCCCAAGCACTCCCTGCCCGGGGCCCTGGGCTGTGGGTGGgtgccttccctcttccccctcacacaggggccagaggagcagcagccccggggggtgTTTCCAGCCAGCCCCCCCAAGCGAGGActaagtgctgtgtttggggctGAACAGCTCAGTCCTGGGGTTCAGCAGCTCAACCCAAAAAAGAGACTAAGTGCTGCGTTTTCAGAGCTTGGAAATGGAGCCCAGTGCTGCGTTTCTGGGCCTGAAAACAAgctggtggggggtggggggtggtctGCAGGGTGTTGGGGCTCAGAACCAGCCCAAGCGCtgcctttaggggctgggaactggagcctgagcagcccttcccagcccccaaatgccagctctgggggtgggggggaagtcggtgggtgggtggggcagggctgcgggaccCTCACCGGAGGTGGGGGTCCGGTCGCGTTTGCCCCCGAAGTGCGGGACGCTGGCATGCACCAGGCCGAACTCAACGTCTGAGATAGTCTCTGGGCGAAAATGGGGGCACCGAGGCTTTATTCAAGGGGCAGACAGGGGTGGTACTTGAGCGATGACAGTGATTGATTTACGACCTCGTCaccagcccccagagctggggagcagctctgactCCGAGCTGGGGGCCCATCAGCAGGAGGGGAACCAGCCGAGcgtccggcgcctggagctggaagcagcaggagctcatGCAGGGCTCGAGCTTTCCATCGGGTAGGGCTGGAGCTGTGAGAAACGGGAACGTCCGGTGTCTCGGCTGGGCCCAAAATGACGCAGGGCCGGAGCTGGACAAAAGCCCCCGGGGCTGTCAGGAGCAGGAGCGTCTCTCGGCCGGagcgggcaggggtgggacgaGGTGGGACGTCCATCGGCCGGAGCGTGGAGGAGCCGGAGCTGCAACAAGCCGGCGGGTCCCTGAGCCCGTGCGAAAGGCGAGCTGGAAACTGCGACAGAACGAATGCTGCCTGGGGGTCGGAGCTTTTCCCTgggcccccccaaccccacgtGACCCCCAGACCCAAGCCGAGGACACCCCAGAGAAGACCGACCCTTCCGTGACAGCGGGCACAAAGCCACGGCCGGAATCCAGCAGAACCCCCTGCGGGACGCGGGTTTGGAGCGGCGACCATGGAcaccccgccccccgccccctgcccccgCACGggacaggcacggagcggtgaCCCGAGCAGCGGCGGTGACCGAGGAGCCCAGCCCTTAAGGGGGGCGATTCCGTCGCTCCGCACAGCCGCATTTACCATATTTACGGCAAAAATGAGGGACTGAACCCCCTGGGTAACGCCGTGCTGAGCAGCCTGGGCTCCCGCCTCGGCCGGGGAGACGGGGAGCGAGACAGCTCGTCCGTCGGCCGGAGCGTCTCTTACCTGGAGCGGGCGGCATCGGGAGCCGAAATCAcacggggctggagctgcagctgcagccatgcGGGGCTGGAGCGTCCATCAGCCGGAGCTGGAACAAGCCGGAGCTTTCCTGAGGCCAGAGAGGGCAGCAGCCCGGGTTCCCCTCAGCCGGAGCTGtcggaagcagcagcagcagcagcagcagcagcatcatctCTTCCCCGCAGCGCCCAGCACCGGGAGCGCAGACGCCTCCGGGCCGGAGCCGGGGCCGAAGCGCCGAGCGCGGGGCTGGAGCCGAGCTGGTGCCGAGCCGGAGCGTCCCTGAGCGGAGCTGGGCCAGGCGGGAGCTGCAATGAAGCGCGTGGGAGCCTTGGGCTGCACGgccagccccggcgggcagagggccggggccgggcagggagaCAGGGCTCCCCCGGCGCcagaccgccccccccccgccccggaaCCCCCGGCGTCCCTCACCtgggctcggtgctgccgctccCGGTCCCTCGGCGCGCttcgccgccccgccgggccccggctcCGTGCCCGGGAGGGAGACAAGGGCATGGCTGCCGGGACCCGGAGCCCAGCTTGTGCCCCGCGCAGCCGCGGGGGCCGCTGCCGGGAGACTCGAGGGGTCGCGGCCCCGCTGCAGTAGCCCCGGCAGCCGCTGTCGGTGTGCCGGGGAGAGCGGGCAGGGGCTCCGCAGCGAGGCCGGCCCCGGTTCCCGTTCAAGCCCCTAAAGCCGGGAAGGGCCTCAGCTGCCGCCGGGACTGCCCGGGCCGGGCGCCCTCCGGGAGCGGGGCTGAGAGGGAGAACGGGGCGGGACCCGGAAACCGCGACTCCTTGCGGGTCGGCTCTCCCGGAGCGGGTTCAGCGGGGCCGGAGTGAAAGGGCGGGCCGCGATTGGGCGGCGCGGAGATGGACGGGATGGGGCGTGGCCGGAGGGAAAGGGCAGGCCGCGATTGGGCGGAGCGGCGACGGGATGGGGCGTGGCCGGAGGGAAAGAGCGGGCCGGGATTGGGCGGCGCGGAGATGGGCGGGGCACGGGTGGGCTGGtcgggggtgggggcggggcccGAGAGGGTAGAGCGCTTGCGCGGGCCGGCGGCGCTGTCAGTGTGTGGCGGCGGCCGTGGGGAGCGGACgtggagctggtgctgctgccgccccgcGGGCTGAGGAGCGCCGgtgagccgggccgggggggcgctgggagcggggcggcgggcagtAGTGTCCGGCCGTGGGCCCCCTGCGTCTGACCGGGCCCGAGCCACTGTGCGGGCGGGTTCGCGGTGTGTTCCGGGGGCGGGAGCCTTGCGGTCGACGGCGCCGGGCGGGAGGTGGTCGGGGAGACGCGGCCCGGGCGGGCGATGCGATGCGCTGGGACGGGGGTGCCGCTTGGGTCCGTGCCCGGCGTGACAGCCAGGTCGCGTTCTGTTGGCTCTTCCCCGCTTGtgtcgggcagcggcggccggagcGGCGCCGAGCGAGGAGGGGCGCCGGCCGCTACACGGGGCGGGTGCCGAGCCCCAGCGGGGGTCGGGTGGGGGGTCGGGGCGCGGCCGGGCTGCGTGGGGGTTCCCGGGCCCGGCTCCCCGCGGATGTTGCCGCgagtgggggggtggggggaggggggcgtgcTTGGCTTTTAAACAATACTGTAACTAGTACTGCTAATAAAGCTATTGTGTTGGTTTATTACAAGAAGTGTAATGCATAACGATAATTGAAAAATCAAGTGGAATAAAGTGCAATAAAGCTTTCCCTGTCTGGGTGGGTGCCTGCAGTTCCCAAGCActccctgggctgtggccccCCTTTCCCTTCACACAtgggccacagcagcagcctcaagGGTGTTTCCAGCCCcccaaaggagaaggaagttCTGTGGTTGGGGCTGAACAGCCCAGCTCAGTCCTGGGGTTCAGCTGCTCCAAAAGTCCCCAGAGTGCTGTGTTTCTGGGCCTGAAAACAAGCTGTGAGGGGGGGGTTGGGGCTCAGAACCAGCCCAAGTGGGGGCTTCTGGGACAGGGAAGAGGTGGCCCagtggctgctcccagcccccaaacactgggggggggggtgtggcagggctgtgggacccTCACCAGAGGTGGGggtctggttttatttgccCCTGAAACATGGGATGCCAGCATGCACCAGGCCAAACTCCCCTCTGAAATGGGGACACACACAACAGGAACACTTTATTCAGGGGACAGACACAGTGGGACAGTTTTGATAGTTGAGTGATGACAGTGATTGACTTACTACCTTATCAacagcccccagagctgctgtgagaACACGGAGGCAACAGGAAGATGTAGAGCTGAGGCTGAGCTAAACACTGCAGGGCTGAAGCTGAAACAACGCAGAGCTGGAGCCGTAAGAAAGTCTGTGAGGCTGGGGGGTGAAATAAAgagtgggggggggtgggaggggaaacaGCACAGGCCTGGAGTGGAAATCCTGGGGTTCAATAGCTACTGTAGGGTGGGAGATGAAATCAGGATGGCAGGGttggagctgaaatcactgctgtggggctgcggctgagatgtgacagagctggagctgaagaacgactgcagctggagctgaaacaccaaacctggagctgaaatcactcagagctggaataaaaactgtagTGCCGGGGCTGAAATGTCTGATGTGGGGCTCGGGCTGAAGAAtgactgcagctggagctgaaataccaaacctgaagctgaaataaaaactgtacagCTGGGGCTGAAATCTAACAGAGCTGGACTAAAAACTGTAGGGCCGGAGCTGAaatctaacagctgaaatactgaacctggggctggagctgaaagaaatccttcagggccagagctgaaataaatactgtacggccagagctgaaatcactcagagctgaaataaaaactgtagggccagggctgaaatcactgctgtggggctggagctgaaataccaAACCTGGAGCTGGAGTTGAAATCAAAACTGTAGGGCTGgggctgaaatcactcagagctgaaataaaaaccacagggcctgagctgaaatcacccagagctggactaaagatggcagggctggagctgaaatcactgctgtggggctggagctgagccaggacagagctggggctgaagaacgactgcggctggagctgaaacaccgaacctggagctgaaataaatactgtagggccagaactgaaataaaaactgtagggctgGGAATGGAGCTGGAATAAAAGCTGTGGGGCTGAAATCTCTGGAGCTGGAATCAAGATGGTAGGGATGGGGCTgcaatcactgctgtggggctgggagtggaGCTCAaatctaacagctgaaatactgaacctggagctgaaataaatccTTCAGGGCCAGAGCTGCCATAAGAACTGTAGGGCTGGGGCTGAAACATGACAAAGCTGGAGCTGAATAACAACTGTGCCTGGAGCTGAAAGAAATCCTTGAGGGCAGGGGCTGAAATACAGAGTGTAGGGCCTGAGCTGAAatcacccagagctggactaaaGATGGTAGGGCTggggctgaaatcactgctgtggggctgggaatgGAGCTGAaatctaacagctgaaatactgaacctggagctgaaataaatactgtagggcctgagctgaaatcacccagagctggactaaagatggcagggctggagctgaaatcactgctgtggggctggagctgagatgtgacagagctggggctgaagaacgactgcggctggagctgaaacactgaacctggagctgaaataaatactgtaggGCCAGaactgaaatcactcagagctggaataaaaactgtagggctggagctgaaatcactgcagtcGGGCTGGGAGTGGAGCTGAAATACAGACCAGAAGGGCTGAGGCTGAAATCACACAGAGCTGGGCTAAGGACCATAGGCCTGGGGccgaaatcactgctgtggggctggagcaaaCCCAAAGACCACAGAACTGGAgttcaaataaaaactgtagggctggagctgaaatttcCCTGGGCTGGAGCTACACCGATGCAGGGCCGGCCTTGGGCTGCACGgccagccccggcgggcagagggccggggccgggcagggccgtCCCCAGCGaggcccccggggctggggctccccGGCAGGGCCCGGCCCGCGCCCAGCAGCCGCCCCCGGCGCCAGaccgccccctcccagccccggaacCCCCCGGCGTCCCTCACCtgggctcggtgctgccgctccCTGTCCCGGTCCCTCACCGCGCttcgccgccccgccgggccccggctcCGTGCCCGGGAGGGAGACAAGGGCATGGCTGCCGGGACCCGGAGGCGCCCCTCACCCGGGCCCTTCCCGGAGCCCCCGGCCGCCGCTTCCTGCCCCGGGGAACCCAGCGCCTCTCccgcttccctccccttccGTTCCGTTCCGTTCCCTTGCCCGGCCcctcccgcccctccccgcagttcccaccccccccggggTTTGCCGGGACCGGGGCGGGGAAAGGGGCGGGGTCTGCCTGGGcccgggggggacacgggggaaggggggggacacacaagaGCTGGCGGGGTGGCCGTGGCACAAAGGGTGTCAGCAGGAGGGTGgctgtgccccacagccccccccaggcagggcaggcagcagacaTCACTTGGGGGGTcttttggcggggggggggggtgttgcatcctttccccccctcaaGCGTTGTGCCCTTTGCTCTCCAGCGTCCAGGATGAAAGGGCaacggggaaaaaaagcccatggGTTTCCCTCGGgtcaccccccatcccctggggtcaccccctgtggtgggttgaccctggctgggggccaggtgcccaccagcgccgctctctcactcccctcattcactaaacaggggagaaaaggcataatgaaatgcttgtaggtcgagataaggacagggagagatcactctctaattgttgtcacgagcaaaacagaccaaacttagagagggaattcatctaatttattactaggcaaaacagagtagaggaatgagaaaataaaatcaactcttaaaacacttccccccacccctcccatcttcccgggctcaacttcactcccggcttcaaccttccccccctcagcagcacagggggacggggaatgggggttacggtcagttcatctcacggtgtttctgccgcttcttcatcctcagggggaggactcctctcatcgttcccctgctccagcatggagtccctctcacggggtgcagaccttcaggagcaaactgctccagcatggggtcccccatggggccacaagtcctgccagcaaacctgccctggcgtgggctcccctcttcacgggtccaccggtccggccaggaacttgctccagcgtgggcttcccacgggccgcagcctccttcaggtgcctccacctgctccggcgtggggtcctccacgggctgcaggtggaatcgctacaccccctcatccttcctccatgggctgcagggg from Grus americana isolate bGruAme1 unplaced genomic scaffold, bGruAme1.mat scaffold_308, whole genome shotgun sequence includes these protein-coding regions:
- the LOC129200559 gene encoding transcription initiation factor TFIID subunit 4-like, translated to MLASHVSGANKTRPPPLGLEREPGPASLRSPCPLSPAHRQRLPGLLQRGRDPSSLPAAAPAAARGTSWAPGPGSHALVSLPGTEPGPGGAAKRAEGPGAAAPSPAPADGRSSPAWLQLQLQPRVISAPDAARSSSGSSTLRPMDVPPRPTPARSGRETLLLLTAPGAFVQLRPCVILGPAETPDVPVSHSSSPTRWKARALHELLLLPAPGAGRSAGSPPADGPPARSQSCSPALGAGDEVVNQSLSSLKYHPCLPLE